Below is a genomic region from Granulicella sibirica.
TTTTGAGGAGGGCGGCGGCCTTATCGAGGTTCTGCTCGTGCTCCGGAGCATGCAGGATGGCGACGGCGGCGTAGGTGGTCATGACGGCGTTGCCGGGGTGGCGCTGGGCGAAGTCGGCGACGACGGCGCAGCCCGTGTTCTCTCCGTCGGCGAGAGCAGCGCAACTGCGGCCGAGGAGATCGGCGGCGAGGGCGTTGTTGGGGTCGGCTTGCAGGAGGCTCGAGAACGTAACGATGGCTGAGGGGTAGTCACTCTTGGCATAGTGAGCGATGCCGGAGGCCATGCGGAAATGTTCGTTTGATGGATACTGGGTGGCGCCGTAATCGGCTATCTGGATGGCTTCCTCCCAATTCCAGTGGCGGAGGAGTTCGGCGACGACGGCGTAGAGGGTGGCGTCGGACGGGCTTGCCTTGGCGGCTGCTTCGTAGTGGGCGAGTGCCTTGGTGAACTCGCCGGCATGCTCGTCGGCGTCTCCCGCGAGCGAATGCATTTCGGGAGTGAAGGATGCCTGTGGGAGTGCGTCGAGGATGCTTCCGGCTTCGCGTGCGGAGCCACTGTCGTAGAGGGCGAGCGCCTGGTTGTATTTGAGGTCCGCGTCGTCGGGGCTGATTGCGGCGGCCGCGGCGAAGGCCTGGGCGGCGGCCTTTGGCTGCCTGGCGAGCATGAGCGCCTGTCCAAGGTTCGCCTGGGTGGCTCCGTTCGCGGGATCGAGCTTTGCGGCCGCCTGGAGTTCCTGGACGGCTTCGGGAGCTTTCGACATCTTCAGATAGAGAGCGCCGAGGTTGGCGTGGGCGAGAGATTCTTTGGGGGAGATGGTGGAGGCGCGACGGAGATAGATCAGTGCGTGAGGAAGATCGTTCGTCTCTGTGTAGAGACTGCCAAGAGCTTCATTGGATTCGTAGTTTTTCGGGTACCGTGCGGCCAGATCGCGGAGGGTGGGTTCGGCTTGCTGGACCTTCCCTTGATCGTAGGCTTCGAGCGCGGTGCGCATGGAAGCGCGATCGGCGGATGTCATTGGCTTGGCCGGCTGTGTCTGGGGTCTTGCGAGGGGGGTGTGGCAAAGGAGAATGCCTGCGACAAAAGCTGCGCTTCGAGCGGGGGAAAGCGCGGTCTGGAGGAAAGAAGGCATCGCTTAAAGATGTTAGCGGATGCGCTCGTGGTTGCGAGCGCATCCGCCTGGGTTGGTGGAGTTAGAAGGTGTACTTCAACGCGAACTGGAAGAAGCGCGAGTCAGGCGTGTTGGCTTGGAAGGTGCGCGAACCGCTGATCTGGCCGCCTGTGCTGGAGATGTTCACGGTGCTCGGCGCACCGTAAGCAGGGGTGTTAAGGAAGTTGAAGATATCCGCACGGAACTGGAGCGCCTGCTCCCGGAAGGTGTGGAAGGACTTGAAGAGAGACATATCGACACGCTCATACCCCGGGCTGGAAGTCTGCCCACGGTTGCTGCCCACGTATGCGTAGGCGGCCTGGCCGGTGACCGTGTTGGGGATGTGAGTCTTGCCGTCCGGATAGAAGGCAGCGGTGTAGCCGATGTTGTCAGCCTCCGGGTTCTTGAAGGCGCAGGGGTTATACCAGTTCTGGACTGTCCGCACCTTAGTGGGGCAGGTGATTCCAGAATTGGTAGAGTTCGCGCTTCCGCCGGCAGAGAAGGGATCGCCGATCCTGATGGCATTGTATGAAGCGCCGCCCGGGCTGGTGATTCCGTTCGTACCGATGGTGAGAGGCTGTCCTGTTTGCGCGCGGAAGACGAAGCTGCTCGACCATCCACCGACAACATAATCCAGGATGCCGCCGCTGTTCACGTACTTCTGACCCTTACCGAAAGGAAGCTGGTAGTTGCCATTGAGGGTATAGCGGTGACGGACGTCGAAGCCGGACGGACCGTAATCCGCTCCGAGGCCGAGGATGTTAAGGCTGCGGGTTCCCTGGTCATTCGAGCTGCCGAGGGGGGTATCGGCGTTGTCCAGAGAGTGTGCGTAGGTGTAGGTCGTGAGGAAGCTAAGACCCTTGGTGAGTCTCTTCTCCAGGCTTCCCTGTAGCGAGTTGTAGTTCGAAGCCCCATCGTACGCGGTGAACGAGAACCCATTGAAGTGCGGGAAGGGCTGTAGCGGGTTCAGCTTGTCGCCGTTAGCGTCGGTGTAGCCGCTGAATCCGTTCGGGGTGAGCGCAGTCTGGCCATTCGGGTTCGGGAAGAACTGCAGATGGCGAGCGACCGAACCGACATAGCCGATGGACGCCACCATGCTGCTGCTGATTCCGTACTCGACGGTCAGGTTGTACTGCTGGCTGTAAGGGGTGCGCACATTGCCTTCACCACCGCGCAGCGTGGGCTGGCTGGGCGAAGTAATGGCCTGAGGAAGACCAGACTCCAGAGTGTAACCGTTGGTGGGGCAGGCTCCATTGAGGGTGCAGCTTCCGGTCGCAGCGTACGACGAATCGAACTCAAATGGGAAGTTCTCGCCGAAGTTCGGGTAGTAACCGGTACTCTCGAGACCACCGAAGAAGATGCCATAGCCTCCGTGGATTACAGCCTTCTCCGTCGCCTTATAAGCGAAGCCGACACGTGGAGCGAAGTTCGTCTTCTGCGGATTCACGAGGTAGCGATTGTTGGTGTAGGTGAGCGCGATGTGATCTTCCGCAAGAAGCTGCTGGAACTTAGCCGGAATGGCCACGTTCTGCTTGCTCTTAGGAATGTAATAGATGCCCGTGGCGGTGCCGCCAGAGGTGTATGCGCTGGTGGGAACGAAGGCTGCCTGGTTGTCGTGACGCTCGAGATAGGGTGTCGAGTAGTCATAACGGATACCGTAGTTGAGGGTAAGCTTCTGGCTGGCCTTCCAGTCGTCCTGCACGTAACCAGCGCGATTGAAGCGGACGTCATCCGAGGTGAAGACGTTGGAGATGGCCGCGCTGTTCATGTTGCCTGTGATGAAGTCGGCAACGCCGTAACCTGTGTTCGGAGTTCCCACCTGGCTGGTGTAAACGCCGGTGTAGGTGTAGGTTCCACGTGGCTGGGTCGGCTGAGAGGTCGAGAAGCGAATGCGCTGGATGGTAATTCCAGCCTTGAGGGTGTGGTTGCCCAGGACCTTCGTGACGTTATCGAGGATCTGGTAGACGTTCTCGTACTCGTTCGTCGCATAAAACTGAGGCGAACCAAAATTTGACAGACCGGAGACGCTGAAGAAGGGCAGGCCGGCGTTGTTCTGAGACGTCGGGACACCACCTAACCCGAGGCTGGAGGCGAGCGAGGTGTTGTTGGCGTTGTTATGAAGACCCGCATAGTGGCCATAGTTATAGCCAAAGCGAAATTCATTGGTCAGAGTGGGGGTGAAGATGTGCGTTTCGCTACCGGCGAAGTTTTCGCCCAGCTGAACGAGCTGGCCGGTGTCGCCGAATCCGCCGCCGTCAAGGATGGCTCCGAGAGGAGCAGGGTGGGTGGAGGGCTCGTGGTTATAGCTGTAGCGACCGAACATCTGGTCCTTGCTGCTGATGTTCCAGTCCGCGCGGGTATCCCACTGGAAGGTGTTGTCGCGGGTGGCGGTCTGGCTGACGTAGTTGTTGTAGGTCTGGCCGGGGACGCCGACGTTCGGGGAGGGGAACAGGCTGAGCAGCTTGACGGCGACCGGGTCGAGCGTCACGCCTGCTTGCTGATCGAGCCGGTTATTGGCGACAAGGGTCGTGCCGTTCGCGGTCGTACTTGGAGCGTAGAGCTGGATCGTGTTGCCGTTGACGAGTGATTTGTTCAGGAGCTCGCTGAAGTTGCCGGTCCGCATGAGCGCAGTCGGGACAGACTGGGTGGAGTGCGTTTCGCCGAAGACGATACGGTCTGCTTCGACGTCACCGAAGAAGAACAGTTTGTTCTTGATGATGGGAAGGCCGAGTGTAGCGCCGAACTGGTTCTGGCGGTACTTGGCGATGGGCAGGGTGCCTTGGAAGAACTCGCGCACGTCGAAGGCGTCGTTGCGGATGTACTCCCAGAGGGAGCCATGGATGTTATTGGTTCCGGACTTGATGGAGGCGTTCACGACGGCACCGGCGGAGTGGCCGAACTCGGAGCTGTAGGAACCGGTCTGCACCTTGAACTCGGCGAGGGCATCTGGCGGGGGGCGAACGACGTAGCTTGCGCCGTTGAAGAAGTCGACGACGTTTACGTTGTTATCGACACCGTCCATGATGTAGTTGTTCTGCTCAGCGCGCTGACCGTTGGCGTTGAAGTCTCCGCCCTTCTGGCCACGTGCGCCGTTTGCCGGAGCGACGCCGGCTGTGAGCTGCGCGATGAAGACCCAGTTACGGCCGTTGAGAGGCGTCTCGTTGATGGTCTTGGACTCGATGACCTGACCGGTAGAGCCCTCTTCCGTTTGGAGGAGAGCTGGGCCGGTGGTGACGGTCACTTCAGTCGTCTGTGAGCCCGTCTTCAGTTGAAGATTGACTTCGGCGCGATCCTGAACGTGGAGCTGAATACCTTCGGTACGCGATGGCGAGAAACCTGGCGCGGTGGCTTCCACGCTGTAGGTTCCGATTTTGATCGGCGAGAACACGTAGTTTCCGCTCGAATCGCTCTCGACCTTCAGGGTGAGGCCCGTATCCGGGTTGGTGAGGGTCACCTGCGCGTTGGGGATAACAGCGCCGGTGGAATCCTGAATGACTCCGACGATGGCGCCCTGGTCAGCCTGTGCGGTTGCCCTCGTTGCGGCGCCCGTAAGAACCAGGAAGCACAGGAAAGCCTGTGTCACCATTGCCCATAGCGTCGATCTGCGGTTGTGGCCTGAAAATTTCATGTATTCACTCCGTCCTAATAGTTCTTGCTCATCGTGGTTTGCGGTCGACTTGCGCGGCGTTACAAGACCCTGGCGTCGGTGAGAATCCCTGATTCGGTGCCAAGAAAGCCATGTAATGTAAGCGCTTGCAAAACTAGGCACCGTGAACACGTCTGTCAAGGCAAATCGTCCAAAAGGTGGAGAGATGATGTGACCAGAGCAGGGCCGCGTTCCGAAACCGGCAGGTCAAAGGTTTGACCGGGCAGAAGGTTGGGTAAGCGCTTACCCGGAAGTTGTAGCCCTGAAACGCGCGCCGCCAGCAAAGAAACGGCGCAAATCTCACCCGGGTAACGCCGGGATTGATCTGCGCCGTATTTCGACGACGTGAAGATTCAGTGCGGGTGGGGCCTCAGGCCTTTTCTGGCTGGGACGCGGAGAGCTGTAGCTCGATTGTCTGTTTGCCGAGGATGGGATGCGTCGCGGTCAGGCGGACTGTCCCGGGCTCTTCCTTTGCGCGCAGCCAGATGGCTCCCGTGCCTCCGATCAGGCCGAATGGGTTGTCACCGATGAGGTCGGCTGGGCCCTCGAGGTGGAAGGTGATGGCGTCGGCGGCAAAGGGGCGGACGCGACCGAACTCGTCGTTGACGCGGAGGACGACGCGGGTGGTGTCGGCTCCGTCGGCGGTGAGTTCTTTGTCATCGGGCAGGAGGACGAAGGCGTGGTCGACGCCCTTGCCGGAGTAGCTCCTGGAGATGACCTGCTTGCCGGCGATGAAGCCGTCGATGCGGAGGTCGCCCCAGTCGCGGAGGCCTTCGCCAAGGTCGAAGTTGAAGGGGGCGTACTTGAGGTGAGCGAACTGCTTCCGGTCCGGCCCGCCCTCGGCGACCATGCGGGTACCCTTGTCGCCGATGACGAAGAGCTTGAGGTGGTCGCAGTTCGAGCAGATGATGGCGTTGGTGAAGCCGATGGACTCATCGTTGCGCGACCAGTGGAAGGCGGGCTCGACGACGATCTCTTCAGACGGCTCGCACATGGACTTGTAGAAGCCGGCGGCGGGCTTGGGGGTGCGGAAGATGTCGGTGACGCCGTGATAGCAGATGCGGTCGCCGGAGCCGAAGTTGCCGTGGGTGTTGTAGTCGAAGGCGCACCAGCCGATGCCGCCGGAATACTGGGGGTTGGAGGCGATCTGGTCGTGGATGCGGGCGTGGCGGACGGTGTGTTCCTGCAGGCGTTCCTTGGCGTCGATGGTCTTGGTCGGGAAGGTGTGGCCGACGAACTCGGTGTTCAGGTAGAGCGGATGGTTTGGGGCCTGCAGGGGCCAGCCGAAGTCATTGATGGTGAAGACGTCTTCGAGGAGTTCGGATGTGAAGAAGTTGCGGATTCCGCCAGTTTGACGGCCCTTGTCGAGGGAGTGCGCGACGGCGTTGGTGCGGGTGTAGAAGTCGTGGCTGTCCGGAGCCTCGTTGATGCGGACGCCCCAGAGGATGATGGAGGGGTGGTTCCAGTCGCGGCGAACCATGCGGCGGACGTTGTCGACGGCGACGTCCTGCCAGGCTTTGTCGCCGATGTGTTGCCAGCCGGGGATCTCTTCGAGGACGAGCAGGCCGATCTCGTCGCAGCCATCGAGAAAGTGGCGCGACTGCGGGTAGTGC
It encodes:
- a CDS encoding tetratricopeptide repeat protein — translated: MPSFLQTALSPARSAAFVAGILLCHTPLARPQTQPAKPMTSADRASMRTALEAYDQGKVQQAEPTLRDLAARYPKNYESNEALGSLYTETNDLPHALIYLRRASTISPKESLAHANLGALYLKMSKAPEAVQELQAAAKLDPANGATQANLGQALMLARQPKAAAQAFAAAAAISPDDADLKYNQALALYDSGSAREAGSILDALPQASFTPEMHSLAGDADEHAGEFTKALAHYEAAAKASPSDATLYAVVAELLRHWNWEEAIQIADYGATQYPSNEHFRMASGIAHYAKSDYPSAIVTFSSLLQADPNNALAADLLGRSCAALADGENTGCAVVADFAQRHPGNAVMTTYAAVAILHAPEHEQNLDKAAALLKTAIADDPKYAEAYLRMGVLEQMRLHWAESAPYLEQSIALNPTAPEPHYRLSRAYAHMGRSEDAQAQIALHKTYSQQAKDSLDARLQEVMRFVLNPG
- a CDS encoding TonB-dependent receptor; the protein is MKFSGHNRRSTLWAMVTQAFLCFLVLTGAATRATAQADQGAIVGVIQDSTGAVIPNAQVTLTNPDTGLTLKVESDSSGNYVFSPIKIGTYSVEATAPGFSPSRTEGIQLHVQDRAEVNLQLKTGSQTTEVTVTTGPALLQTEEGSTGQVIESKTINETPLNGRNWVFIAQLTAGVAPANGARGQKGGDFNANGQRAEQNNYIMDGVDNNVNVVDFFNGASYVVRPPPDALAEFKVQTGSYSSEFGHSAGAVVNASIKSGTNNIHGSLWEYIRNDAFDVREFFQGTLPIAKYRQNQFGATLGLPIIKNKLFFFGDVEADRIVFGETHSTQSVPTALMRTGNFSELLNKSLVNGNTIQLYAPSTTANGTTLVANNRLDQQAGVTLDPVAVKLLSLFPSPNVGVPGQTYNNYVSQTATRDNTFQWDTRADWNISSKDQMFGRYSYNHEPSTHPAPLGAILDGGGFGDTGQLVQLGENFAGSETHIFTPTLTNEFRFGYNYGHYAGLHNNANNTSLASSLGLGGVPTSQNNAGLPFFSVSGLSNFGSPQFYATNEYENVYQILDNVTKVLGNHTLKAGITIQRIRFSTSQPTQPRGTYTYTGVYTSQVGTPNTGYGVADFITGNMNSAAISNVFTSDDVRFNRAGYVQDDWKASQKLTLNYGIRYDYSTPYLERHDNQAAFVPTSAYTSGGTATGIYYIPKSKQNVAIPAKFQQLLAEDHIALTYTNNRYLVNPQKTNFAPRVGFAYKATEKAVIHGGYGIFFGGLESTGYYPNFGENFPFEFDSSYAATGSCTLNGACPTNGYTLESGLPQAITSPSQPTLRGGEGNVRTPYSQQYNLTVEYGISSSMVASIGYVGSVARHLQFFPNPNGQTALTPNGFSGYTDANGDKLNPLQPFPHFNGFSFTAYDGASNYNSLQGSLEKRLTKGLSFLTTYTYAHSLDNADTPLGSSNDQGTRSLNILGLGADYGPSGFDVRHRYTLNGNYQLPFGKGQKYVNSGGILDYVVGGWSSSFVFRAQTGQPLTIGTNGITSPGGASYNAIRIGDPFSAGGSANSTNSGITCPTKVRTVQNWYNPCAFKNPEADNIGYTAAFYPDGKTHIPNTVTGQAAYAYVGSNRGQTSSPGYERVDMSLFKSFHTFREQALQFRADIFNFLNTPAYGAPSTVNISSTGGQISGSRTFQANTPDSRFFQFALKYTF
- a CDS encoding glycoside hydrolase family 2 TIM barrel-domain containing protein, producing MNPRIMNRRSFLKSGSALAAAGTVTPAALARAVAPVTTPGGRTILPINRGWRYSPKTSEAAHAVAFDDSAFDKVVVPHTNVRLPWHGFDEKTYTFISVYRRPLNIPAEAQGRRVFVDFEGVMTASTVYLNGTKLGEYRGGFTPFSFELTKHIDPSGKNILSIDVDSTERADIPPFGNEVDYLTFGGIYREVALRIVPQTFLENIHARPMNVLGPNPTVEVECFLDRAPATNLGALSLSVELRRTPDGKAIAAATHKLSAPTPTEHHAADDDQAAGALPPVTPVPNSFTLTLEKLGSLDLWDLEHPNLYTVHVQLLENGKVIDEDTRRIGFREAMFTPKGFSLNGKIIKLHGLDRHQTFPWVGQAMPGRVQRQDAKILRYDLRCNIVRTSHYPQSRHFLDGCDEIGLLVLEEIPGWQHIGDKAWQDVAVDNVRRMVRRDWNHPSIILWGVRINEAPDSHDFYTRTNAVAHSLDKGRQTGGIRNFFTSELLEDVFTINDFGWPLQAPNHPLYLNTEFVGHTFPTKTIDAKERLQEHTVRHARIHDQIASNPQYSGGIGWCAFDYNTHGNFGSGDRICYHGVTDIFRTPKPAAGFYKSMCEPSEEIVVEPAFHWSRNDESIGFTNAIICSNCDHLKLFVIGDKGTRMVAEGGPDRKQFAHLKYAPFNFDLGEGLRDWGDLRIDGFIAGKQVISRSYSGKGVDHAFVLLPDDKELTADGADTTRVVLRVNDEFGRVRPFAADAITFHLEGPADLIGDNPFGLIGGTGAIWLRAKEEPGTVRLTATHPILGKQTIELQLSASQPEKA